CTGCGGCTCGCCCGGCACGTGGGGGCGCTGGGCGAACCGCCCCCGGTCCGGCGGCCGTTGACCCCGCCCACCGGTGAACGGGCGGTGCTGCGGCGGGCCGTCGCCGCCGGCACGGTCCTGCTGCGCAACGAGCGGGGCGCGCTGCCGCTGGATCCGGCCCGGCTGCGCCGCGTCGCTGTCATCGGCCCACGGGCGACGGCCGTACGGATCCAGGGGGGCGGCAGCGCGGAGGTGTTCCCGTCGTCCGTGGTCACGCCGCTGGAGGGGATCGAGGCGGCACTGCGCGAGGCGCCTCTCCGAGGTGCCGGCGACCGGGCCGAGGTGACGTACACACCTGGGGTGCCGCCGGACACCCACCCGCGGCCGCTCGACCCGGCCTGGACGCGGGATCCTCGCGATGGCGAACCGGGTGTCCTCGTACGGCTGCTGGATGCCGACGGCGCCGAACTGCACGCCGAACACCGGCTGTCGGGCCGCATCGTGGAACCGGCCCGTGTCGCGGGCGCCGTCACCGTGGAGATCCGCGCGCTCGTCCGGCCCCCGGAGAGCGGGAGTTGGACGCTGGGTGTGGGGGGCTGGGGGCTCATCTCCCTGTCCGTGGACGGCCGGACACTGCTGTCGGGCGAGTTCCCGCTCGACAGCGACGACCCGACCCGCATCCATGTCTCCCCGCCCTACCGGTGTGTACGGGCCGAGTTGACCGAGGGCGTCGAGTCGGAGGTGGTCGCGCGGCGGCGGCTGGATTCCGGGACAGGTGTGGCGACGCTGCTGGCCGCCGCCCCGCCGCCGGGTGACGCGCCGTCGGCGCTCGCCGCCGCCGTGGCCGCCGCGCGGGCCGCCGATGTCGCGGTGGTCGTGGTGGGCACGACCGAGGAGAGCGAGTCCGAGGGCCGCGACCGCGAGTCGCTGGCGCTGCCCGGCGGGCAGGACGCGCTCGTACGGGCGGTGGCCCGCGCCAACCCGCGCACGGTGGTGCTGGTGAACTCGGGCGGCCCGGTCGCGCTGCCCTGGCACCGCGAGGTGCCCGCGCTGCTCCTCACCTGGTTCCCGGGGCAGGAGGCCGGACACGGCCTGGCCGACGTGCTGTTCGGCCGCGCGGAGCCGGGCGGACGGCTGCCGACGACCTGGGCGCTGGCAGAGGAGGACGTCCCGGTGCTCGGCACCCGGCCGCGCGACGGACGCCTTCCTTACGAGGAGGGCGTCCACATCGGCCACCGTGCGTGGCTGCGCGCAGGGGCGGAGCCGGCGTACTGGTTCGGTCACGGGCTCGGCTACACGACGTGGGCGTACGAGGGGATGGAGGCGCCTCGTGCCGTAGCCGGGGACGGGGCCGGTGTCGACGTACGCATACGGCTGCGCAACACCGGCCCGCGCAGGGGGCGTGAGGTCGTCCAGGTCTATGTGGCCAGGGCGGACACGACGGTCGACCGGCCGGTGCGGGCGCTCGCGGGTTACGCCGCCGTGGAGGCGGGCCCCGGCGAGGAGGCCGTGGCGACCGTACGGCTCGCCGCGCGGGCCCTGGCGCACTGGTCGGCGGACGGCGGACGCTGGGAGACGGAACCGGGCGCGTTCACGCTCCTGGCGGGCTCCTCGGCGGGAGAGCTGCCGCTGAGCACGACGGTTACGGTGGTGGCGTCGGGGCCGCTCGCGCCGGACACGTCGATGGAGAGCGCTCTCCGCTGATGCTATAAATGCGCTCATGACGGAGGATTCACGAGCGGTCGGCGCGCCCACGCTGGAGGATGTCGCCAAGGCGGCCGGGGTCTCCCGCGCCACCGTCTCACGCGTCATCAACGGTGTACGCAACGTCGATCCGGTGATCCAGGCGGCCGTACGGGACGCGGTGGCCGTCACCGGGTACACCCCCAACCGCGCGGCCCGCTCACTCGTCACCCGCAAGGCCGACTCGATCGCCCTGGTGGTGTCGGGCGCCGGCGACGACCCGCCGCCGGTCGCCGCGACGGCGGGGGGCGGGAGCGGCGACGGCGGCCGAGAGGGTGCCGGATTCGACGGGGGCGTGGGCTCCTTCATGACGGACGTCTTCGGCGACCCGTTCTTCGGGCGGGTGGTGACGGGGGTCGTCAACTTCCTTCGCCCGCGCGGGATTCATCCGGTGCTGATGTTCGCCGAGACCTCGCGTGCGCGGGACGAGGTGGTGTCGTACCTGCGCCAGGGCAGCGCCGACGGGGCGCTGGTCGTCTCGACACACGCCGAGGACCCGCTGCCCGCGCTCATCACCGACGCCGGTCTGCCCGCCGTGCTGTACGCGCGCCCCGCCCGTCCCGTACGGATCAGCTACGTCGACCTCGCCCACCAGGACGGCGCCCGGCTGGCCGCCGAGCATCTGCTCGCCCGTGGCTGCCGGCGGATCGTCACGATCGCCGGGCCGCTCGACATACCGGCGGGGCAGGACCGGCTGGCGGGCTTCCGGGACACGATGGCCCGGCAGGGACATCCGTACGTCCCCGTGACGGAGGGCCAGTTCACCGAGGAGAGCGGCGCGTCGGCGATGGAGCGGCTGCTCGCGGAACAGCCGGACCTGGACGGGGTGTTCGCGGCCAACGACCTGATGGCCGTAGGCGCGTGCCGGGTGCTGCGTGAGCGCGGGCGGCGGGTGCCGGAGGATGTCGCGGTGATCGGCTTCGACGACAGCCGCGCGGCGGCGTCGTGCCGGCCGCCGCTGACGACGGTGCGGCAGCCGGTGGAGGACATGGCGGCGGAGATGGCGCGGCTGCTGCTGGATCGCCTGGCGCGGCCGGAACGTCCGGTGACGTCGGTGATCTTCGAACCCACCCTGATCCAACGCGCCTCGGCCTGACCGGCGGGGTTGTGTCCTCAATCGCCGGACGGGCTGGGTTGGTGCTCCCCGTGCACGCGGGACCCAGGCCCCACGGCCACGGCCCCGGCTTTGTCCTCAATCGCCGGACGGGCTGGGGTTGGTGGGCCCGAGCCGAGTCGCATTACCCATGCACGCGGGAACGGGCCCTACGGCCCAAGGTTTGTCCTCAAACGCCGGACGGGCTGGGCATGCCCGCAAGCCCGGCCACTCCAGCCCGTCCGGCGATTGAGGACAAACCCGGGCCTCAACGAGCCCGCCGCGTTCGGGCAAGGCCGGCCAAAGCAAGCCCGTCCGGCGCTTGAGGACAAGACCCCGGCCCCGACGAGCCCGCCGCTCTCCGGGCGAGGCCGGCCAGAACAAGCCCGTCCGGCGATTGAGGACAGGAGGTGGCTACGTCGGCGACGGGGCCCATCGTGGGGGTGGCACGTTGCCCGGGGGCGGCGGCAGCGGACGCGTGCCGCCGCGGGCGAGGAAGTCCGTCAGGGGCAGCGTCGCCGCGCCGACAGTCACCGCGTCGGGCCCGAGCCGCCCCATCTCGACCGTCGCCCGCGCCCCCGTGTGCCGCAGCGCGTACTCGCGGGCGTAGCGGCGGATGTCCGGCAGCAGGTGCGGGCCGATCAGAAGGCCCGCCCACCCACCGAGCAGCACCCGTTCCGGCAGGAACAGGTTGATCAGGTCGGCCACCGCGGCCCCGAGGCACTCCGCGGTCTCGTCGAGCAGCGCCACCGCGACCGGGTCCGGCGCCGCCCCGCCCGGCGGCGGGAAGGCCGCGGCCAGCAGGGCCGCCAACGCCGTCTCGTCGTCCGCGTCGGCCGGCAGCGGGCCCCCCGCCTCCTGCCAGCGCTCGCGCATCGCCTCCGCGCCCGCGTACGCCTCCAGGCAGCCGATGGAGCCGCAACGGCAGCGCCGGCCCCGCATCTGCACAGTGGTGTGGCCCCATTCGAGCGCGCTGCTGCGCTGGTTCTCGTCGAGCGTGCCGCCTTCGCCACCGTGAATCACGCTGGCACCCACGCCGGAGCCGATGAGCGCGATCGCGGCCGTACCGGTGCCCCGCCCGCCGCCGAACCACATCTCCGCCTGGCCGAGCGTCTTGGCGCCGTTGTCGATGAAGAGCGGGACCTCGGCGGGTATGTCGACGGCGGCCCGCAGCAGTTTCTCGAAGGGCACCGCGCTCCAGCCCATGGTCTGGCCGTGGACGACCGCGCCCTCGGGGCCGTCGCGTTCGATGATGCCGGGGACGCCGATGCCGATGCCGAGAAGTTCGCGCGGGTCTGCACCGGCGTCCCGCAGGACGTGGGCGACGCCGGTGCGCACGTGCGCGACGATGCGTTCGACGTCGTGACCGTGCTGCGCCAACAGCCTTTCGGTGCGGGCGAGTTCGGTCAGGGACAGATCGAAGAGTTCGACACGGACGCGAGTCTCCCCGATGTCGATGCCGATGAGCAGCGCGCCGCTCGGAGCCACGCGCAGCAGCGTGCGGGGCCTGCCGCCGTCGGAGTCGACCACACCGGCCTCCTCCAGGAGGCGTTCGGCGGCGAGTTCGGTGACGACGTTGCTGATGGAACCTGAACTCAGTCCGGTCGCGGGGCCGAGCTCCTGACGGCTCAGGGGCCCGTCGAAATACAACCGTTGCAACACCCTCGCCCGGTTGCCCCTGCGCAGGTCACGCACTGTTCTTCTGTCCCGCTCGGCCATGGTGCTCCTTCCCAGCAGGCAACATACCCCGGTCCCAGACCTTGACGCGACCTTCCCTCACCTCTTAAATCACGACATAAATTAAGCCGTGAGGCAGCGTTCGACTCTCGAACACAGCCACCCCGGAAAGGGGCAGTCCCATGCGCCGAATCAGAGCCGCAGCAGTCATCACCCTCACCACCGCCCTCGCCGCCACCGTCACCGGTTGCGGCGGCGGAACGTCGACCGACGAGGGCGGCAGCAACGACTCACCGAAGACGCTCACCTACTGGGCGTCCAACCAGGGCCCCAACATCGAGGCCGACAAGAAGATCCTCACTCCCGAGCTGAAGAAGTTCGAGAAGGAGACGGGGATCAAGGTCAAGCTCGAAGTGGTGCCCTGGTCCGATCTGCTCACCCGGATCCTGGCCGCCACCACGTCCGGGCAGGGCCCCGACGTACTGAACATCGGCAACACCTGGTCCGCCTCGCTCCAGGCGACCGGCGCGCTGCTGCCGTGGGACGACAAGAACTTCGAGGCGATAGGCGGCCGGGACCGCTTCGTCGACTCGGCGGTCGCCTCCGCAGGCGCCGAGGGCGAGCCGCCGGCGGCCGTACCGCTGTACTCGCTCGCGTACGCGCTCTACTACAACAAGCAGATGTTCGCGGACGCCGGTATCGACGGTCCGCCCGCCACCTGGGACGAGCTGGTCGCCGACGGCAAGAAGCTGTCCAAGGACGGCAAATGGGCGCTGGGCGCCGAGGGCGGCAACCTGTCGAACAACATCCACCAGGTCTTCGCGCTCGGCCAGCAGCACGGCGCCGACTTCTTCGACGCGTCGGGCAAGCCGACCTTCACCGCCGACGGCAATGTCGCGGCGGTGAAGCAGTACATCGACTTCATGGCCAAGGACAAGATCATCGCTCCGGGCAACGCGGAGTACGCCCAGAACCAGTCGCTGACCGACTTCGCCAAGGGCAGGACGGCGATGGTGCTCTGGCAGGCCGCGGCCTCCACGTTCGCCTCCCAGGGCATGAAGCCCGAGGACTGGGGCGCGGCGCCCGTACCCGTGCCGTCCGGCGTGCCCGGCGCCGACAAGCAGGTCAACTCGATGGTCGCCGGCATCAACATCGCCGTCTTCAAGAACACCAAGAACGTCGACGGCGCCAGGAAGTTCGTCAAGTTCATGACGAGCGACGCCGAGCAGAAGCTCCTCAACAAGACCTACGGGTCGATCCCGCCCGTCGCCGCGGCCCAGGCCGACCCGGCGTTCGCCGCGCCCGACCTGAAGGTCCTGCGCGACACCCTCGCGAACAGCGCGGCGCCGCTCCCCCAGGTGCCGGAGGAGTCGCAGTTCGAGACCGCCGTCGGGACCGCGGTCAAGGACCTGTGGGCGGACGCCGCCTCAGGGACCCCCGTGACGACCGAGTCCGTCAAGAAGCGGCTGGACAAGGCCCAGCAGCAGATGCAGCAGTGAGGCACCGCCCATGACGTCCACCGTGACTCCCCCCGTACGCAAGACGGGCAGCGGGGCGGACCGGGGCGACGGGGGTGCGCGGCGGCGACGTCTGCCGCGCCTCCCCGACCGGATCCGCCACGGCGGGCTGCCCTATCTGCTGCTGCTCCCCGCCGTCCTGCTCGAACTGCTCGTGCACATCGTCCCGATGGTGATCGGGATCGTCATGAGCTTCCGCGAACTGACGCAGTTCTACATCAACAACTGGGACAAGGCTCCGTGGCGGGCGTTCGACAACTACAAGATCGTTGTCGACTTCGACGCCCCGCTCGGCGAGGCGCTGCTCCACTCCTTCTACGTCACCTGTCTCTTCACGGTCATCACGGTCGGCCTGTCCTGGCTGTTCGGCATGGCCGCGGCGATCATGCTCCAGGAGAACTTCCGCGGCCGGGGTCTGCTGCGGGCGGTCTTCCTCACGCCGTACGCGCTGCCCGTGTACGCCGCCGTCATCACCTGGGCGTTCATGTTCCAGCGCGACAACGGCATCATCAACCACGTCCTGCACGACCAGCTCGGCCTCACCGACGAGCCGTCCTTCTGGCTGATCGGTGACAACAGCTTCATCGCGCTCGTCGTCGTCGCGGTCTGGAAGTCCTGGCCGTTCGCCTTCCTCATGCTCATGGCCGGGCTCCAGAACATCCCGCGCGAGCTGTACGAGGCGGCGTCCATCGACGGCGCGGGCATCTGGCAGCAGATCCGCAAGATCACC
This window of the Streptomyces niveus genome carries:
- a CDS encoding glycoside hydrolase family 3 C-terminal domain-containing protein; this encodes MAEDETGRLLEKLDIGQKVRLLTGASNWRTYAEPAVGLRPLTMSDGPSGVRGETWDERRTSLVLPSPTALAASWDEELVRELGGLLAAEARRKGVQVLLAPTLNLHRSPLGGRHFECFSEDPLLTARTGVAFVKGVQQGGVAATAKHFVANDAETDRLHVDVRVTERALRELYLAPFEAAVEAGVWAVMSAYNKVNGVTMSASPLLEWPLKGDRPLPGNGPVQGGWGFDGLVVSDWGAVRSLLGSARSGQDLAMPGPESPWAAGLLAAVTAGLIDEARIDDKVRRLLRLARHVGALGEPPPVRRPLTPPTGERAVLRRAVAAGTVLLRNERGALPLDPARLRRVAVIGPRATAVRIQGGGSAEVFPSSVVTPLEGIEAALREAPLRGAGDRAEVTYTPGVPPDTHPRPLDPAWTRDPRDGEPGVLVRLLDADGAELHAEHRLSGRIVEPARVAGAVTVEIRALVRPPESGSWTLGVGGWGLISLSVDGRTLLSGEFPLDSDDPTRIHVSPPYRCVRAELTEGVESEVVARRRLDSGTGVATLLAAAPPPGDAPSALAAAVAAARAADVAVVVVGTTEESESEGRDRESLALPGGQDALVRAVARANPRTVVLVNSGGPVALPWHREVPALLLTWFPGQEAGHGLADVLFGRAEPGGRLPTTWALAEEDVPVLGTRPRDGRLPYEEGVHIGHRAWLRAGAEPAYWFGHGLGYTTWAYEGMEAPRAVAGDGAGVDVRIRLRNTGPRRGREVVQVYVARADTTVDRPVRALAGYAAVEAGPGEEAVATVRLAARALAHWSADGGRWETEPGAFTLLAGSSAGELPLSTTVTVVASGPLAPDTSMESALR
- a CDS encoding LacI family DNA-binding transcriptional regulator; translated protein: MTEDSRAVGAPTLEDVAKAAGVSRATVSRVINGVRNVDPVIQAAVRDAVAVTGYTPNRAARSLVTRKADSIALVVSGAGDDPPPVAATAGGGSGDGGREGAGFDGGVGSFMTDVFGDPFFGRVVTGVVNFLRPRGIHPVLMFAETSRARDEVVSYLRQGSADGALVVSTHAEDPLPALITDAGLPAVLYARPARPVRISYVDLAHQDGARLAAEHLLARGCRRIVTIAGPLDIPAGQDRLAGFRDTMARQGHPYVPVTEGQFTEESGASAMERLLAEQPDLDGVFAANDLMAVGACRVLRERGRRVPEDVAVIGFDDSRAAASCRPPLTTVRQPVEDMAAEMARLLLDRLARPERPVTSVIFEPTLIQRASA
- a CDS encoding ROK family transcriptional regulator, translating into MAERDRRTVRDLRRGNRARVLQRLYFDGPLSRQELGPATGLSSGSISNVVTELAAERLLEEAGVVDSDGGRPRTLLRVAPSGALLIGIDIGETRVRVELFDLSLTELARTERLLAQHGHDVERIVAHVRTGVAHVLRDAGADPRELLGIGIGVPGIIERDGPEGAVVHGQTMGWSAVPFEKLLRAAVDIPAEVPLFIDNGAKTLGQAEMWFGGGRGTGTAAIALIGSGVGASVIHGGEGGTLDENQRSSALEWGHTTVQMRGRRCRCGSIGCLEAYAGAEAMRERWQEAGGPLPADADDETALAALLAAAFPPPGGAAPDPVAVALLDETAECLGAAVADLINLFLPERVLLGGWAGLLIGPHLLPDIRRYAREYALRHTGARATVEMGRLGPDAVTVGAATLPLTDFLARGGTRPLPPPPGNVPPPRWAPSPT
- a CDS encoding ABC transporter substrate-binding protein; this encodes MRRIRAAAVITLTTALAATVTGCGGGTSTDEGGSNDSPKTLTYWASNQGPNIEADKKILTPELKKFEKETGIKVKLEVVPWSDLLTRILAATTSGQGPDVLNIGNTWSASLQATGALLPWDDKNFEAIGGRDRFVDSAVASAGAEGEPPAAVPLYSLAYALYYNKQMFADAGIDGPPATWDELVADGKKLSKDGKWALGAEGGNLSNNIHQVFALGQQHGADFFDASGKPTFTADGNVAAVKQYIDFMAKDKIIAPGNAEYAQNQSLTDFAKGRTAMVLWQAAASTFASQGMKPEDWGAAPVPVPSGVPGADKQVNSMVAGINIAVFKNTKNVDGARKFVKFMTSDAEQKLLNKTYGSIPPVAAAQADPAFAAPDLKVLRDTLANSAAPLPQVPEESQFETAVGTAVKDLWADAASGTPVTTESVKKRLDKAQQQMQQ
- a CDS encoding carbohydrate ABC transporter permease, producing the protein MTSTVTPPVRKTGSGADRGDGGARRRRLPRLPDRIRHGGLPYLLLLPAVLLELLVHIVPMVIGIVMSFRELTQFYINNWDKAPWRAFDNYKIVVDFDAPLGEALLHSFYVTCLFTVITVGLSWLFGMAAAIMLQENFRGRGLLRAVFLTPYALPVYAAVITWAFMFQRDNGIINHVLHDQLGLTDEPSFWLIGDNSFIALVVVAVWKSWPFAFLMLMAGLQNIPRELYEAASIDGAGIWQQIRKITLPSLRPVNQVLVLVLFLWTFNDFNTPYVLFGDSAPEAANLISIHIYQSSFVTWNFGTGSAMSVLLLLFLLLVTAVYLVATSRGRKGSGAV